In a genomic window of Vulpes lagopus strain Blue_001 chromosome 13, ASM1834538v1, whole genome shotgun sequence:
- the LOC121474868 gene encoding 60S ribosomal protein L4-like, which yields MACARPLISVYSEKGESSGKNVTLPAVFKAPIRPDIVNFVHTNLRKNNRQPYAVSELAGHQTSAESWGTGRAVARIPRVRGGGPHRPGQGAFGNMCCGGRMFAPTKTWRRWHRRVNTTQKRYAICSALAASALPALVMSKGHRIEEVPELPLVIEDKVEGYKKTKEAVLLLKKLKAWNDIKKVYASQRMRAGKGKMRNRRRIQRRGPCIIYNEDNGIIKAFRNIPGITLLNVSKLNILKLAPGGHVGRFCIWTESAFRKLDDLYGTWRKAASLKSNYNLPMHKMLNTDLSRILKSPEIQRALRAPRKKIHRRVLKKNPLKNLRIMLKLNPYAKTMRRNTILRQAKNHKLRMDKAAAALEAKSEEKGVPGKKPTVGKKGKKTIGVKKPKKPVVGKKAAATKKPAADKKPAEKKPTTEEKKPAA from the coding sequence GTCCGTTGATATCTGTGTACTCCGAAAAGGGGGAATCATCTGGCAAAAATGTTACCTTGCCTGCTGTGTTTAAGGCTCCCATTCGACCCGATATCGTGAACTTTGTTCACACCAACTTGCGCAAAAACAACAGACAGCCATATGCTGTCAGTGAATTAGCAGGTCATCAAACCAGTGCTGAGTCTTGGGGTACTGGCAGAGCCGTGGCTCGAATTCCCAGAGTTCGAGGCGGTGGGCCTCACCGTCCTGGCCAGGGTGCATTTGGAAATATGTGTTGTGGAGGCCGCATGTTTGCACCAACCAAAACCTGGCGCCGTTGGCACCGCAGAGTGAACACAACACAAAAGCGATACGCCATCTGCTCAGCCCTGGCTGCTTCAGCCTTACCAGCACTGGTCATGTCTAAAGGTCATCGTATTGAGGAAGTTCCTGAACTTCCTTTGGTGATTGAAGATAAAGTTGAAGGCTACAAGAAGACCAAGGAGGCGGTTTTGCTTCTTAAGAAACTTAAAGCCTGGAATGATATCAAAAAGGTCTATGCCTCTCAGCGAATGAGAGCTGGCAAAGGCAAAATGAGAAACCGTCGTCGTATCCAGCGCAGGGGACCCTGCATCATCTACAATGAAGACAACGGTATCATCAAGGCCTTCAGAAACATCCCTGGAATTACTTTACTTAATGTAAGCAAGCTGAACATTCTGAAACTtgctcctggtgggcatgtgggACGTTTCTGCATTTGGACTGAAAGTGCTTTCCGCAAGTTAGACGATCTGTATGGCACTTGGCGTAAGGCTGCCTCCCTCAAGAGTAACTACAACCTTCCCATGCATAAGATGCTTAATACAGACCTCAGCAGAATCTTGAAAAGCCCAGAGATCCAAAGAGCCCTCCGAGCACCACGCAAGAAGATTCATCGTAGAGTCCTGAAGAAGAATCCACTGAAGAACCTAAGAATCATGTTGAAGCTAAACCCGTATGCAAAGACCATGCGCCGGAACACCATTCTTCGCCAGGCCAAGAATCACAAACTCCGGATGGATAAGGCGGCAGCAGCCTTAGAAGCCAAATCGGAGGAGAAGGGGGTTCCAGGCAAGAAGCCCACggtagggaagaagggaaagaaaactattggTGTGAAAAAGCCGAAGAAACCTGTGGTGGGAAAAAAGGCTGCAGCTACCAAGAAACCAGCAGCCGACAAGAAACCTGCAGAAAAGAAACCTACCACAGAAGAGAAGAAGCCTGCTGCCTAA